In one window of Kitasatospora sp. MMS16-BH015 DNA:
- the mmsB gene encoding multiple monosaccharide ABC transporter permease, which yields MAQTETPEITASAPPAAERPTVGAVLLQALRGNVRQYGMLLALALIVVLFQIWTDGILLQPLNVTNLIQQNSYILILAIGMMIVIIAGHIDLSVGSLAAFIGAVSAVLMVKHGMAWPVALVLALLIGAAAGAWQGFWIAYIGIPSFIVTLAGMLLFRGGTQIILQGQSIAPFPRGFQQIGNGFLPAVGPHTDYHNLTLLLGAAVLAVAVLQEFRGRRRAASYGIEVLPTGLFLVKLAVITAAVAVFTLLLASYRGFPVVLLILGALLVGFGYLMRNSIIGRHTYAIGGNEAAAKLSGVKSKRVVFLAFVNMGVLAALAGLVFAARLNAGTPQAGINFELEAIAAAFIGGASASGGVGTVFGAIIGGLVLGVLNNGMSLVGVGTDYQQVIKGLVLLAAVGFDVYNKRKGGS from the coding sequence ATGGCCCAGACCGAAACCCCCGAGATCACGGCGAGCGCCCCGCCCGCCGCCGAGCGCCCCACCGTGGGCGCCGTCCTGCTGCAGGCGCTGCGCGGCAACGTCCGCCAGTACGGCATGCTGCTGGCGCTCGCGCTGATCGTGGTGCTGTTCCAGATCTGGACGGACGGCATCCTGCTCCAGCCGCTCAACGTCACCAACCTGATCCAGCAGAACAGCTACATCCTGATCCTGGCCATCGGCATGATGATCGTCATCATCGCCGGGCACATCGACCTCTCGGTCGGCTCGCTGGCCGCGTTCATCGGCGCCGTCTCGGCGGTGCTGATGGTCAAGCACGGGATGGCCTGGCCGGTGGCGCTCGTCCTCGCCCTCCTGATCGGTGCGGCGGCCGGCGCCTGGCAGGGCTTCTGGATCGCCTACATCGGCATCCCCTCGTTCATCGTCACCCTGGCCGGGATGCTGCTCTTCCGCGGCGGCACCCAGATCATCCTGCAGGGCCAGTCGATCGCGCCCTTCCCGCGCGGCTTCCAGCAGATCGGCAACGGCTTCCTCCCCGCGGTCGGCCCGCACACCGACTACCACAATCTGACCCTGCTGCTCGGCGCGGCCGTGCTCGCGGTCGCCGTCCTGCAGGAGTTCCGGGGCCGCCGGCGCGCCGCCTCCTACGGCATAGAGGTCCTGCCGACGGGCCTCTTCCTGGTCAAGCTCGCGGTCATCACCGCCGCCGTGGCCGTCTTCACCCTGCTGCTGGCCAGCTACCGCGGCTTCCCCGTCGTGCTGCTGATCCTCGGCGCGCTGCTGGTCGGCTTCGGCTACCTGATGCGCAACTCCATCATCGGCCGCCACACCTACGCGATCGGCGGCAACGAGGCCGCGGCCAAGCTCTCCGGCGTCAAGAGCAAGCGGGTCGTCTTCCTGGCCTTCGTCAACATGGGCGTCCTGGCGGCCCTCGCCGGCCTGGTCTTCGCCGCCCGCCTCAACGCCGGCACCCCGCAGGCCGGCATCAACTTCGAGCTCGAGGCCATCGCCGCCGCCTTCATCGGCGGCGCCTCGGCCAGCGGCGGCGTGGGCACCGTCTTCGGCGCCATCATCGGCGGCCTGGTGCTCGGCGTGCTCAACAACGGCATGTCCCTGGTCGGCGTCGGCACCGACTACCAGCAGGTCATCAAGGGCCTGGTCCTGCTCGCCGCCGTCGGCTTCGACGTCTACAACAAGCGCAAGGGCGGATCCTGA
- the mmsA gene encoding multiple monosaccharide ABC transporter ATP-binding protein, translating into MAGPVLEMRSITKTFPGVKALSDVNLSVAAGEVHAVCGENGAGKSTLMKVLSGVYPHGSYEGEILFQGEPCQFRSIRQSEQRGIVIIHQELALVPYLSIAENIFLGNEHATRGIISWHRTLGHAAELLGRVGLTENPQTRIADIGVGKQQLVEIAKALAKEVKLLILDEPTAALNDEDSRKLLDLILELKAQGISCIIISHKLNEIAKVADSVTILRDGQTIETLAVGPSGISEDRIIRGMVGRDLEHRYPERTPQIGEVALAIEDWTVQHPIQHQRKVVDGVSVHVRHGEIVGIAGLMGAGRTELAMSVFGRSYGRWTGGRVLMHGKEVSTRTVPEAIGHGLAYVTEDRKQLGLNLMDDISRNISLSALQKVSRRGVVNEHEEHRVAERYRKSMNIKAPSVFAQTGKLSGGNQQKVVLSKWIFSEPEVLILDEPTRGIDVGAKAEIYEVIADLAAQGRAVLVISSELPELLGLCDRIYTMAEGRLTGELDRADATQESLMRLLTVSAATPNEQV; encoded by the coding sequence ATGGCCGGACCCGTCCTCGAGATGCGTTCGATCACCAAGACCTTCCCCGGTGTCAAGGCCCTCTCCGACGTCAACCTCTCGGTCGCCGCAGGCGAGGTGCACGCCGTCTGCGGCGAGAACGGCGCCGGCAAGTCCACCCTGATGAAGGTGCTCAGCGGGGTCTACCCGCACGGCTCCTACGAGGGCGAGATCCTCTTCCAGGGCGAGCCCTGCCAGTTCAGGTCCATCCGGCAGAGCGAGCAGCGCGGGATCGTGATCATCCACCAGGAACTCGCCCTGGTGCCGTACCTGTCGATCGCGGAGAACATCTTCCTCGGCAACGAGCACGCCACCCGCGGCATCATCAGCTGGCACCGCACGCTCGGCCACGCGGCCGAGCTGCTGGGGCGGGTGGGGCTCACCGAGAACCCGCAGACCCGGATCGCCGACATCGGCGTGGGCAAGCAGCAACTGGTCGAGATCGCCAAGGCGTTGGCCAAGGAGGTCAAGCTCCTCATCCTGGACGAGCCGACCGCCGCGCTCAACGACGAGGACAGCCGCAAGCTGCTCGACCTCATCCTGGAGCTCAAGGCCCAGGGCATCTCCTGCATCATCATCTCGCACAAGCTGAACGAGATCGCCAAGGTCGCCGACTCCGTCACCATCCTGCGGGACGGGCAGACCATCGAGACCCTCGCGGTCGGACCGTCGGGCATCTCCGAGGACCGGATCATCCGCGGCATGGTCGGGCGCGACCTCGAACACCGCTACCCCGAGCGCACCCCGCAGATCGGCGAGGTCGCCCTGGCCATCGAGGACTGGACGGTCCAGCACCCGATCCAGCACCAGCGCAAGGTGGTTGACGGTGTGTCAGTCCATGTGCGGCACGGTGAGATCGTCGGCATCGCCGGGCTGATGGGCGCCGGCCGCACCGAGCTCGCGATGAGCGTCTTCGGCCGCTCGTACGGGCGCTGGACCGGCGGCCGGGTGCTAATGCACGGCAAGGAGGTCTCCACCCGCACCGTGCCCGAGGCGATCGGGCACGGGCTCGCTTACGTCACCGAGGACCGCAAGCAGCTCGGGCTCAACCTGATGGACGACATCAGCCGCAACATCTCGCTCAGCGCCCTGCAGAAGGTCTCCCGGCGCGGGGTGGTCAACGAGCACGAGGAGCACCGGGTCGCCGAGCGGTACCGGAAGTCGATGAACATCAAGGCCCCCTCGGTGTTCGCGCAGACCGGCAAGCTCAGCGGCGGCAACCAGCAGAAGGTCGTCCTCAGCAAGTGGATCTTCTCCGAGCCCGAGGTGCTGATCCTCGACGAACCGACCCGCGGCATCGACGTCGGCGCCAAGGCCGAGATCTACGAGGTGATCGCCGACCTCGCCGCCCAGGGCAGGGCGGTGCTCGTCATCTCCTCCGAACTCCCCGAACTCCTGGGCCTGTGCGACCGCATCTACACCATGGCCGAGGGCCGGCTCACCGGTGAGCTGGACCGCGCGGACGCCACCCAGGAATCACTCATGCGCCTCCTGACCGTGAGCGCGGCAACCCCGAACGAGCAGGTGTAA
- a CDS encoding glycoside hydrolase family 48 protein has product MRRTARRSRDRRLTVTATATVLALLGAAGGALSAPAAEAAAGVSCNVSYALGNDWGSGFTANLTITDTGTTPINGWTLGYAYTGNQTLQNGWNGTWTQTGKNVTVTSPSWAATINPGTSYTTSANFGYSGTNTAPTTFTVNGTTCHGANQAPTVSLTSPTAGQTFTPGSTVKLAADAADADGTVSKVDFYASTSAGSNTLIGSTTTAPYGASWANVPAGDYSLTAVATDNSGATTTSSPVAIKVSGPTLLVSPATLAVQQGSTGTFTVALSQAPAADTTVTVARSGSDTDLSVKSGGTLTFTTANWSTPQTVTVAAGTDAAQVGGTATFTASATGFGSAAVAVTEAAKSSGYDQYFLDLYSKMKNPANGYFSPQGIPYHSVETLVVEAPDYGHETTSETYSYWLWLEADYGRVTGDWTAFNNAWTSLETYLIPSHAQQPGQSTYSPSKPATYGPEKAQPDQYPIKLNSGVPVGSDPLAAELSSTYGTSDLYSPAWLLDTDNRYGFGQCEDGTTKPSLINTFQRGPEESVWETVPQPDCDVMKYGSPGSGFLSLFNDGGGSFSKQYKYTDAPDADARLVQAAYWAEQFAKAQGKSAAITATLGKAAKLGDYLRYSLYDKYFKQAGNCLGSTACPAGSSKANEQLGLLTWYFAWGGDTGGAWSWRVSGSAAHQGYQNPMAAWVLANDPGLKPSSPTASTDWAGSLDKQLQFFQWLQSGEGGIAGGATNSWGGNYGDDAAPPAGDPTFYGLYYDWRPEYHDPASNQWFGFQTWSMERFAEYYNATGDARAKAILDKWVPWAMSVAKADPATGTLTTPDALTWTGAPDTWSATSPGANAGLHVTAAGGATDLGVAGSLAKTLAYYAAKSGSSTAQKFAQNILDTIHAKFADSLGYSAPETRTDFNRFTQPYSATTHQGLYVPSGWTGTYPDGTKINSSSTFLSIRPWYTSDPQWSKVQTYLDGGAAPTFNYHRFWAEADIATAFDTFAQLFPGVNPGS; this is encoded by the coding sequence ATGCGACGTACAGCACGGCGTTCGCGCGACAGACGGCTCACCGTCACGGCCACGGCCACCGTCCTGGCCCTGCTCGGTGCGGCGGGCGGCGCGCTCTCGGCCCCGGCCGCCGAGGCGGCCGCCGGGGTGAGCTGCAACGTGAGCTACGCCCTCGGCAACGACTGGGGCAGTGGCTTCACCGCCAACCTCACCATCACCGACACCGGCACCACCCCGATCAACGGCTGGACCCTCGGCTACGCCTACACCGGCAACCAGACCCTCCAGAACGGCTGGAACGGCACCTGGACCCAGACCGGCAAGAACGTCACCGTCACCAGCCCCAGCTGGGCCGCCACCATCAACCCCGGCACCTCCTACACCACCAGCGCCAACTTCGGCTACAGCGGCACCAACACCGCCCCCACCACCTTCACCGTCAACGGCACCACCTGCCACGGTGCGAACCAGGCGCCGACCGTCTCGCTCACCTCGCCGACGGCGGGCCAGACCTTCACCCCCGGATCCACCGTCAAGCTCGCGGCCGACGCGGCCGACGCCGACGGCACCGTCTCGAAGGTCGACTTCTACGCCAGCACCTCGGCCGGCAGCAACACCCTGATCGGCTCCACCACCACCGCGCCGTACGGCGCGAGTTGGGCCAACGTGCCGGCCGGGGACTACTCGCTCACGGCCGTGGCCACCGACAACTCCGGGGCCACCACGACCTCCAGCCCGGTGGCGATCAAGGTGAGCGGGCCGACCCTGCTGGTCAGCCCGGCCACGCTGGCCGTCCAGCAGGGCAGCACCGGTACCTTCACCGTCGCGCTCTCCCAGGCGCCCGCCGCCGACACCACCGTCACGGTGGCCCGTTCGGGCAGCGACACCGACCTGAGCGTGAAATCCGGCGGCACGCTGACCTTCACCACCGCCAACTGGAGCACCCCGCAGACGGTCACGGTCGCGGCCGGCACCGACGCCGCCCAGGTGGGCGGCACGGCCACCTTCACCGCCTCGGCCACCGGCTTCGGCTCGGCGGCGGTCGCGGTCACGGAGGCGGCGAAGAGCTCGGGCTACGACCAGTACTTCCTGGACCTCTACAGCAAGATGAAGAACCCGGCGAACGGCTACTTCAGCCCGCAGGGCATCCCGTACCACTCGGTGGAGACCCTGGTGGTAGAGGCCCCGGACTACGGCCACGAGACCACCTCCGAGACGTACAGCTACTGGCTGTGGCTGGAGGCCGACTACGGTCGGGTCACCGGCGACTGGACGGCCTTCAACAACGCCTGGACCAGCCTGGAGACGTACCTGATCCCCAGCCACGCCCAGCAGCCGGGCCAGAGCACCTACAGCCCGTCGAAGCCCGCCACCTACGGCCCGGAGAAGGCCCAGCCCGACCAGTACCCGATCAAGCTCAACAGCGGCGTGCCGGTCGGCTCCGACCCGCTCGCCGCCGAGCTGTCCAGCACCTACGGCACCTCGGACCTGTACTCCCCGGCCTGGCTGCTGGACACCGACAACCGGTACGGCTTCGGCCAGTGCGAGGACGGCACCACCAAGCCCAGCCTGATCAACACCTTCCAGCGCGGGCCGGAGGAGTCGGTCTGGGAGACGGTGCCGCAGCCCGACTGCGACGTCATGAAGTACGGCAGCCCGGGCTCCGGCTTCCTCAGCCTGTTCAACGACGGCGGCGGCTCGTTCTCCAAGCAGTACAAGTACACCGACGCCCCGGACGCGGACGCGCGGCTGGTCCAGGCCGCCTACTGGGCCGAGCAGTTCGCCAAGGCCCAGGGCAAGAGTGCGGCGATCACCGCGACCCTGGGCAAGGCCGCCAAGCTCGGCGACTACCTGCGGTACTCGCTCTACGACAAGTACTTCAAGCAGGCGGGCAACTGCCTCGGCTCGACGGCCTGCCCGGCCGGCAGCTCCAAGGCGAACGAGCAACTCGGCCTGCTCACCTGGTACTTCGCCTGGGGCGGCGACACCGGCGGGGCCTGGTCCTGGCGGGTCTCCGGCTCCGCCGCGCACCAGGGCTACCAGAACCCGATGGCGGCCTGGGTGCTGGCCAACGACCCCGGCCTGAAGCCGAGTTCGCCGACGGCCTCGACCGACTGGGCGGGCAGCCTGGACAAGCAGCTCCAGTTCTTCCAGTGGCTGCAGTCCGGCGAGGGCGGCATCGCGGGCGGTGCGACCAACAGCTGGGGCGGCAACTACGGGGACGACGCGGCCCCGCCGGCCGGTGACCCGACCTTCTACGGCCTGTACTACGACTGGCGGCCCGAGTACCACGACCCGGCCTCCAACCAGTGGTTCGGCTTCCAGACCTGGTCGATGGAGCGGTTCGCCGAGTACTACAACGCCACCGGCGACGCCCGGGCGAAGGCGATCCTGGACAAGTGGGTGCCCTGGGCGATGTCGGTCGCCAAGGCCGATCCGGCCACCGGCACGCTGACCACCCCGGACGCGCTCACCTGGACCGGCGCGCCCGACACCTGGAGCGCCACCAGCCCCGGCGCCAACGCGGGGCTGCACGTCACGGCCGCCGGCGGTGCCACCGACCTGGGTGTGGCGGGTTCGCTCGCCAAGACGCTGGCGTACTACGCGGCCAAGTCCGGCAGTAGCACGGCCCAGAAGTTCGCCCAGAACATCCTGGACACCATCCACGCCAAGTTCGCCGACAGCCTCGGCTACTCGGCGCCGGAGACCCGGACCGACTTCAACCGGTTCACCCAGCCGTACTCGGCCACGACCCACCAGGGCCTGTACGTCCCGTCCGGCTGGACCGGGACGTACCCCGACGGCACCAAGATCAACTCGTCCAGCACCTTCCTGTCGATCCGGCCCTGGTACACCAGCGACCCGCAGTGGTCGAAGGTGCAGACCTACCTCGACGGGGGCGCCGCGCCGACCTTCAACTATCACCGGTTCTGGGCGGAGGCGGACATCGCGACCGCCTTCGACACCTTCGCCCAGCTCTTCCCGGGGGTGAACCCGGGAAGCTGA
- a CDS encoding SigE family RNA polymerase sigma factor, with amino-acid sequence MLLDDASAEFHDFFERHYAELARFAHLLTGETDAADDLAADALLALWQRWDRLRAADHPLAYARGVVANLARTRIRSAVRERRRVGLFWSRHPEKTAGPDVAAVLDVRTALGRLPFRKRSCVVLRHAFDLSEKETAAALGISVGTVKSQTSKGMAELEQLLGAGVVGALATGRRTR; translated from the coding sequence ATGCTCCTCGATGACGCTTCCGCGGAGTTCCACGACTTCTTCGAACGCCACTACGCCGAACTCGCCCGGTTCGCCCACCTGCTGACCGGCGAGACCGACGCGGCGGACGACCTCGCCGCCGACGCCCTGCTCGCCCTGTGGCAGCGGTGGGACCGCCTGCGCGCCGCCGACCACCCCCTCGCCTACGCGCGCGGGGTGGTCGCCAATCTGGCCCGGACCCGGATCCGCAGTGCCGTCCGGGAGCGGCGGCGGGTCGGGCTGTTCTGGTCCCGCCACCCGGAGAAGACCGCCGGACCGGATGTGGCCGCCGTCCTCGACGTCCGGACCGCGCTCGGTCGGCTGCCGTTCCGCAAGCGGTCCTGCGTCGTGCTGCGGCACGCCTTCGACCTCTCGGAGAAGGAGACCGCGGCGGCGCTGGGCATATCGGTGGGTACGGTGAAGAGCCAGACCTCGAAGGGCATGGCCGAGCTGGAACAATTGCTCGGCGCCGGAGTGGTCGGCGCCCTGGCGACCGGAAGGAGGACCCGGTGA
- a CDS encoding expansin EXLX1 family cellulose-binding protein: MRTTRHTAPHARRGRGPRTGLSLALAAVSLLLCLTAMLLSESRDASGHPVAAAAATAPTAVAAGLPVAAAPSTAPPPATTPPPASATASPSSSPTPSADTPSAPSQPPSAATSTSPSPSPGDTTRTATALAGRIKPGTSYPGVATSYDAADGNGACSFGPTEDLMVAAMNHTDYETSQACGATVLVRAADGASITVRIVNECPLPCAPGQLDLSHQAFAKLAALSVGRLPITWSLQSPGAAGTMSIRYKPGSTQWWCGIQVLGHRNPVARLEVRAGGGWRRLDRTDYNYFLSPDGSGCGGPIRVTDIYGEQLTVDGIAVRPDVVQATRVQFAQH, encoded by the coding sequence ATGAGGACGACCAGACACACTGCCCCGCACGCCCGACGCGGCCGAGGACCGAGGACGGGCCTCTCGCTCGCGCTGGCAGCCGTCAGCCTGCTGCTCTGCCTGACCGCCATGCTGCTGTCTGAGAGCCGCGACGCCTCCGGCCACCCCGTGGCCGCAGCCGCCGCGACGGCCCCGACCGCCGTCGCGGCCGGCCTCCCGGTCGCCGCCGCACCGTCCACCGCCCCGCCGCCCGCGACCACCCCGCCCCCCGCCTCCGCCACGGCATCCCCGTCCTCCTCGCCGACCCCGTCGGCCGACACCCCGTCCGCCCCGTCCCAACCCCCGAGCGCCGCCACGAGCACGAGCCCGAGCCCGAGCCCGGGCGACACCACCCGCACCGCCACCGCCCTGGCCGGCCGGATCAAGCCCGGAACGAGCTACCCGGGCGTCGCCACCTCGTACGACGCCGCGGACGGCAACGGCGCCTGCTCGTTCGGCCCGACCGAGGATCTGATGGTCGCGGCGATGAACCACACGGACTACGAGACCTCGCAGGCGTGCGGAGCCACGGTGCTGGTCCGCGCGGCCGACGGAGCGAGCATCACGGTCCGGATCGTCAACGAGTGCCCGCTGCCCTGTGCGCCTGGGCAGCTCGACCTCAGTCACCAGGCCTTCGCCAAGCTCGCCGCCCTCTCGGTGGGCCGGCTCCCGATCACCTGGTCGCTGCAGAGCCCGGGAGCGGCGGGGACGATGTCGATCCGGTACAAGCCCGGGTCCACGCAGTGGTGGTGCGGGATCCAGGTGCTCGGGCACCGCAATCCGGTGGCGCGGTTGGAGGTTCGGGCCGGGGGCGGCTGGCGCCGGCTCGACCGCACCGACTACAACTACTTCCTCTCGCCGGACGGCAGCGGGTGCGGGGGCCCGATCCGGGTCACCGACATCTACGGCGAGCAGCTGACCGTGGACGGGATCGCGGTGCGGCCCGATGTCGTCCAGGCGACCCGCGTGCAGTTCGCCCAACATTGA
- a CDS encoding YafY family protein, with product MARPTGRVLTLLELLQSGGIRTAAELADRLGVDGRTVRRYVEHLVDLDIPVETVRGRYGGYRLAPGYRLPPLMLNDDEALAVLLGLVAGRRAGLLTATETAGETAAAKIRRALPERLARRLDAVMESLAFTAAPGESATPETGVLLAVSDAVRHRRPISIRYTARDGRRSERTLHPYGIVTHEGRWYVTGTDPGVGQDRTFRLDRIADARTLPGSFEPPAGLDPAERVLSGLATAAYRHEVTLRILGTVEQIRARLPASVASVSELAPEAGTDPHTERWLCVELRAERLDWLPPVLASLDRPFVVERPEELRDLVTALADRLAASAHRV from the coding sequence ATGGCTCGACCCACCGGCCGCGTGCTCACCCTCCTGGAACTCCTGCAGTCAGGCGGCATCAGAACGGCGGCCGAACTCGCCGACCGGCTCGGCGTCGACGGGCGCACCGTGCGGCGGTACGTGGAGCACCTGGTCGACCTCGACATCCCCGTCGAGACGGTCCGTGGCCGCTACGGCGGATACCGGCTCGCCCCCGGATACCGCCTGCCGCCGCTCATGCTCAACGACGACGAGGCGCTCGCCGTGCTGCTCGGACTCGTGGCCGGCCGCAGGGCGGGGTTGCTGACGGCGACGGAGACCGCGGGGGAGACGGCGGCGGCCAAGATCCGCCGGGCGCTGCCCGAGCGGCTGGCCCGTCGGCTCGACGCGGTCATGGAATCCCTCGCCTTCACGGCTGCGCCCGGCGAGTCGGCCACCCCGGAGACGGGGGTGCTGCTCGCCGTCTCCGACGCGGTACGACACCGCCGCCCGATCTCGATCAGGTACACCGCCCGGGACGGCCGACGGAGCGAACGCACGCTGCACCCGTACGGGATCGTCACCCATGAGGGCCGGTGGTACGTCACGGGCACCGATCCCGGGGTCGGCCAGGACCGGACGTTCCGGCTCGATCGCATCGCGGACGCGAGGACCCTGCCCGGCTCGTTCGAGCCCCCCGCCGGACTCGATCCGGCCGAGCGGGTCCTGTCAGGGCTCGCCACGGCCGCGTACCGGCACGAAGTGACGCTGCGGATCCTCGGGACGGTCGAACAGATCCGGGCCCGGCTTCCCGCCAGCGTGGCGAGCGTGTCGGAGCTCGCCCCCGAGGCAGGGACGGATCCGCACACCGAGCGTTGGCTGTGCGTCGAACTGCGGGCGGAGCGGCTCGACTGGCTGCCTCCGGTACTCGCCTCGCTCGACCGGCCGTTCGTGGTCGAGCGACCGGAGGAACTCCGAGACCTCGTCACCGCGCTCGCCGACCGGCTCGCAGCCTCGGCCCACCGCGTCTGA
- a CDS encoding DUF1304 domain-containing protein, with translation MSTAAVIAVLALAVLHVYILVLEVFLWTTPRARASFGTTEEFALSTKAMAANQGLYNGFLAAGLFWGAFAGDPVGFQVRLFFVSCVAVAGLFGAVTASRKILFVQTVPALVVLALVLAAH, from the coding sequence ATGTCCACAGCTGCCGTGATCGCGGTCCTCGCCCTTGCCGTCCTGCACGTCTACATCCTGGTCCTGGAGGTCTTCCTCTGGACCACGCCCCGGGCCAGGGCCTCCTTCGGCACGACGGAGGAGTTCGCGCTCTCGACCAAGGCGATGGCCGCCAACCAGGGCCTGTACAACGGGTTCCTGGCGGCCGGCCTGTTCTGGGGCGCCTTCGCCGGTGACCCGGTGGGGTTCCAGGTGCGGCTGTTCTTCGTCTCCTGCGTGGCCGTGGCCGGGCTGTTCGGTGCCGTGACCGCCTCCCGCAAGATCCTCTTCGTCCAGACCGTGCCCGCCCTCGTCGTGCTCGCCCTGGTGCTGGCGGCGC
- the chvE gene encoding multiple monosaccharide ABC transporter substrate-binding protein — MRKLVAPLAAAALSLTLAACGQGANGVGGDAPKADTKGGLVGISMPTKSSERWINDGDNMVKQFQAKGYKTDLQYGDNVVENQVSQLENMITKGARLLVVAAIDGSSLTDVLQKAADAHIPVISYDRLIRGTKNVDYYATFDNFKVGVLQGDYIAQKLDLKDGKGPFNVELFAGSPDDNNATFFFNGAMSVLKPYLDSKKLVVQSGQTGFNQVATLRWDGGLAQSRMDNLLSKSYTSARVDAVLSPYDGISIGILSSLKSVGYGGSGKPLPIVTGQDGELASVKSIIAGEQTQTVYKDTRELAKVAVQMGDALLTGGKPETNDTTQYNNGAKTVPAYLLQPVSVDKDNYQKVLVDGGQYTADQLK, encoded by the coding sequence GTGCGGAAGCTTGTGGCGCCTCTCGCCGCCGCAGCCCTGTCGCTCACGCTGGCCGCCTGCGGCCAGGGTGCCAACGGCGTCGGGGGCGATGCTCCCAAGGCCGACACCAAGGGCGGGCTGGTCGGGATCTCGATGCCCACCAAGTCGTCCGAGCGCTGGATCAACGACGGCGACAACATGGTCAAGCAGTTCCAGGCCAAGGGCTACAAGACCGACCTGCAGTACGGCGACAACGTCGTCGAGAACCAGGTCTCGCAGCTCGAGAACATGATCACCAAGGGCGCCCGGCTGCTGGTGGTCGCGGCCATCGACGGCTCCTCGCTCACCGACGTCCTGCAGAAGGCCGCCGACGCCCACATCCCGGTGATCTCCTACGACCGGCTGATCCGCGGCACCAAGAACGTCGACTACTACGCGACCTTCGACAACTTCAAGGTCGGCGTGCTCCAGGGCGACTACATCGCCCAGAAGCTGGACCTCAAGGACGGCAAGGGCCCGTTCAACGTCGAGCTCTTCGCCGGCTCGCCGGACGACAACAACGCCACCTTCTTCTTCAACGGCGCGATGAGCGTGCTCAAGCCGTACCTGGACAGCAAGAAGCTGGTGGTCCAGAGCGGCCAGACCGGCTTCAACCAGGTCGCCACGCTCCGCTGGGACGGCGGTCTCGCCCAGTCCCGGATGGACAACCTGCTGAGCAAGTCCTACACCTCCGCCCGGGTCGACGCCGTGCTCTCGCCCTACGACGGCATCTCCATCGGCATCCTCTCCTCGCTCAAGAGCGTCGGCTACGGCGGCTCGGGCAAGCCGCTGCCCATCGTCACCGGCCAGGACGGCGAGCTGGCCTCGGTGAAGTCGATCATCGCCGGCGAGCAGACCCAGACCGTCTACAAGGACACCCGGGAGCTCGCCAAGGTCGCGGTGCAGATGGGCGACGCGCTGCTCACCGGCGGCAAGCCGGAGACCAACGACACCACCCAGTACAACAACGGCGCCAAGACCGTCCCGGCCTACCTGCTGCAGCCGGTGAGCGTGGACAAGGACAACTACCAGAAGGTGCTCGTCGACGGCGGCCAGTACACCGCGGACCAGCTCAAGTAG
- a CDS encoding PadR family transcriptional regulator — MAADRRSSWLKGVLDLLVLACLTDGESYGYEISKALAQAGLGEIKGGTLYPVLNRLEEAGLAVGEFRAAERGPGRRYYRLTDEGRQALAEQGESWLAFHAAVTTMLNNTRPGGTS; from the coding sequence ATGGCCGCAGACCGCAGATCCAGCTGGCTCAAGGGCGTCCTTGACCTCCTCGTCCTCGCCTGTCTCACCGACGGCGAGAGCTACGGGTACGAGATCTCCAAAGCCCTGGCGCAGGCCGGGCTCGGCGAGATCAAGGGCGGCACGCTCTACCCCGTCCTCAACCGGCTCGAAGAAGCCGGCCTGGCAGTCGGGGAGTTCAGGGCCGCCGAGCGAGGCCCGGGGCGCCGTTACTACCGCCTCACCGATGAGGGCCGCCAGGCGCTCGCCGAACAGGGCGAGTCCTGGCTGGCCTTCCACGCCGCCGTCACCACCATGCTGAACAACACCCGTCCAGGGGGGACGTCATGA
- a CDS encoding glyoxalase/bleomycin resistance/extradiol dioxygenase family protein has product MDLVSIRIITGDIARLVDFYERATGVRADWSTEDFAELRTAGGTLAIGSTRTVALFAPGSARPADNHTVIIEFLVADVDGVYRNLVDLVADFVTEPTTMPWGNRSLLLRDPDGNLVNFFTPVTPAAIEKFAR; this is encoded by the coding sequence ATGGACCTGGTTTCGATCCGGATCATCACCGGCGACATCGCACGCCTTGTCGACTTCTACGAGCGAGCCACCGGAGTGCGGGCGGACTGGTCCACCGAGGACTTCGCCGAACTCCGGACCGCCGGCGGCACCCTCGCGATCGGCAGTACCCGCACGGTGGCGCTCTTCGCACCCGGCTCCGCCCGTCCGGCCGACAACCACACCGTGATCATCGAATTCCTCGTCGCCGACGTGGACGGCGTGTACCGGAACCTGGTCGATCTCGTCGCCGACTTCGTGACCGAGCCCACCACGATGCCCTGGGGCAACCGGTCGCTCCTGCTCCGAGACCCCGACGGCAACCTCGTCAACTTCTTCACTCCCGTCACGCCGGCGGCCATCGAGAAGTTCGCTCGCTGA